The Canis lupus baileyi chromosome 11, mCanLup2.hap1, whole genome shotgun sequence genome includes a window with the following:
- the OS9 gene encoding protein OS-9 isoform X2, producing MAAESLLSGLLRLLLLGLLLPASLTGGVGSLNLEELSEMRYGIEILPLPVMGGQSQASDVVIVSSKYKQRYECRLPAGAIHFQREREEEAPAYRGPGIPELLSPMKDAPCLLKTKDWWTYEFCYGRHIQQYHMEDSEIKGEVLYLGYYQSAFDWDDETAKASKQHRLKRYHSQTYGNGSKCDLNGRPREAEVRFLCDEGAGISGDYIDRVDEPLSCSYVLTVRTPRLCPHPLLRPPPSAAPQAILCHPALQPEEYMAYIQRQADSKQYGDKALEELQDLEPQTWGEAQPRAVPSKRGGAHPTKDDSKESDFWKMLPEPQEQTPGATEMPAEEQEPNLEAADPAPAPPHDFQNNVQVKVIRSPADLIRLIEELKGGTKKGKPNGGQEQPVGEAAEVPQREAEEKDKSDMDHQNEVEEEEEEEEDEDEDEDEQQLLGEFEKELEGILLPSDRDRLRSEVKAGMERELETIIQETEKELDPDGLKKESERDRAMLALTSTLNKLIKRLEEKQSPELVKKHRKRRVAPKKPPPSPPPAEEDPEHRVRVRVTKLRHGGPNQDLTVLEMKRENPQLKQIEGLVKELLEREGLTAEGKIEIKIVRPGAEGAEEDSHWLTDEDTRNLKEIFFNILVQGAEEAQKERQRQKDLESNYRRVWGSRGAEGTGDLDEFDF from the exons ATGGCGGCGGAGTCGCTGCTGTCCGGTCTGTTGCGGCTGCTGCTTCTGGGGCTCCTGTTACCCGCAAGTCTGACGGGCGGCGTCGGCAGCCTGAACCTAGAGGAGCTGAGCGAGATGCGCTATGGGATCGAGATCCTGCCGCTGCCTGTCATGGGAGGCCAG AGCCAGGCTTCCGACGTGGTGATCGTCTCCTCCAAGTACAAGCAGCGCTACGAGTGTCGCCTGCCGGCCGGAGCTATTCACTTCCAGCGcgaaagggaggaggaggcaccTGCCTACCGAGGGCCTGGCATCCCCGAGTTGTTGAGCCCAATGAAGGATGCTCCTTGCCTGCTGAAG aCCAAGGACTGGTGGACGTATGAATTCTGTTATGGACGCCACATCCAGCAGTACCACATGGAAG ATTCAGAGATCAAAGGTGAAGTCCTCTATCTCGGCTACTACCAATCGGCCTTCGACTGGGACGATGAGACAGCCAAG GCCTCCAAGCAACATCGCCTGAAACGCTACCACAGCCAGACCTATGGCAATGGATCCAAGTGCGACCTCAATGGGAGGCCACGGGAGGCCGAGGTTCGG TTCCTCTGTGACGAGGGTGCTGGTATTTCCGGGGACTACATTGATCGTGTGGATGAGCCTTTATCCTGCTCTTATGTGTTGACCGTCCGGACTCCTcggctctgcccccaccctctcctAAGGCCCCCACCCAGCGCTGCTCCTCAGGCCATCCTCTGTCACCCTGCCCTGCAGCCTGAGGAGTACATGGCCTACATTCAGAGGCAAGCTG ACTCAAAGCAGTATGGAGATAAAGCCCTAGAGGAGCTGCAAGACCTGGAGCCGCAAACATGGGGTGAGGCCCAACCCAGAGCGGTGCCCTCAAAGAGAGGAG GTGCACATCCAACCAAGGATGACAGTAAGGAGTCCGATTTCTGGAAGATGCTTCCTGAGCCACAGGAGCAGACCCCTGGGGCAACGGAGATGCCGGCtgag GAGCAGGAACCAAACCTTGAGGCCGCAGATCCAGCTCCGGCCCCTCCCCATG ATTTTCAGAACAACGTACAGGTCAAAGTCATCCGGAGTCCTGCAGACTTGATTCGATTGATAGAGGAGCTGAAAGGTGGAACCAAAAAG GGCAAGCCCAACGGAGGCCAAGAGCAGCCTGTAGGTGAGGCAGCAGAAGTCCCTCAAagggaagcagaggaaaaggacAAGAGTGACATGGATCATCAGAAcgaggtggaagaggaggaagaggaggaggaggatgaagatgaagatgaggaTGAGCAGCAGTTACTGGGAGAGTTTGAGAAGGAACTGGAAGGGATACTGCTTCCGTCAGACCGAGACCGGCTCCGCTCGGAGGTGAAGGCCGGCATGGAGCGGGAGCTGGAGACCATCATCCAGGAA ACAGAGAAGGAGCTGGACCCAGACGGGTTGAAGAAGGAATCTGAGCGTGATCGGGCAATGCTGGCCCTGACCTCCACTCTCAACAAGCTCATCAAAAGGCTGGAGGAGAAACAGAGTCCAGAGCTGGTGAAGAAGCACAGGAAAAGGAGGGTTGCCCCCAAAaagcctccccccagccccccaccagcAG AGGAGGATCCTGAACACAGAGTCCGGGTCCGGGTCACCAAGCTCCGTCACGGAGGCCCCAATCAGGATCTGACTGTCCTCGAGATGAAACGGGAAAACCCACAGCTGAAACAAATCGAGGGGCTGGTGAAAGAGCTGCTGGAGAGGGAGGGGCTCACGGCGGAAG GGAAAATTGAAATCAAAATCGTGCGACCAGGGGctgaaggggcagaggaggactCACACTGGCTGACTGATGAGGACACGAGAAACCTCAAGGAGATTTTCTTCAATATCTTG gtgcagggagcagaggaggcgcAGAAGGAGCGGCAGCGCCAGAAGGACCTGGAGAGCAATTACCGCCGCGTGTGGGGCTCTCGGGGCGCAGAGGGCACAGGGGACCTGGACGAGTTTGACTTCTGA